Proteins co-encoded in one Apteryx mantelli isolate bAptMan1 chromosome 4, bAptMan1.hap1, whole genome shotgun sequence genomic window:
- the DDB2 gene encoding DNA damage-binding protein 2 isoform X1, translating into MAAAAAGGAAAEGGEPLPRFPAPLMKPPGRGPLPPGGAGGAEAAGAQWSDRMAPENQPKDKNHGRTHEHQPEEQAKSAGKRKQDYEEIENEPQAKRFFVRKTSKPPEKIGWSRGGSMIRNTRVLLHQLERQCSIVHYVYQNMLGGSIRAQLRQCLQLPFLRSLTSYCLFRTASPFDRRVTCLEWHPTHPSTVAVGSKGGDIILWDYEVLNKTCFIKGKGPGDSLGDIKFSPYEAVKLYVASGDGTLSLQDLEGRAVQVISHALDRGHDVCCWYCSVDVSASCRAVVTGDNIGNVVLLSTSGEEIWKLKLHKKKVTHVEFNSRCEWLLATASVDQTVKIWDLRNIKDKTNFLHVLPHDKPVNAAYFSPTDGAKLLTTDQHSEIRVYSSSDWTKPQHLIPHPHRQFQHLTPIKATWHPRYDLIVAGRYPDPKFPGYTVNELRTVDIFDGNTGEMVCQLHDPNASGIISLNKFNPMGDTLASGMGFNILIWSREEMVAKKQEHLLKAMTEQGFGSRSLSRRGGQRQANPGTSKLKTKLLSWEVEEAKTKSKDSKSQGRKRKGKDLEN; encoded by the exons atggcggcggcggcggccggcggggctgccGCGGAGGGGGGGGAGCCGCTGCCCCGCTTCCCCGCCCCGCTTATGAAACCGCCGGGGAGGGGCCCGCtgccgcccggcggcgccgggggagccgaggCCGCCGGAGCGCAG TGGTCAGACAGAATGGCTCCAGAGAACCAGCCCAAGGACAAGAACCATGGGAGGACACATGAGCATCAGCCAGAGGAGCAGGCAAAATCAGCTGGGAAAAGGAAACAAGACTATGAAGAAATAGAGAATGAGCCACAAGCAAAGAGGTTTTTTGTGAGAAAAACATCCAAACCCCCAGAGAAAATCG GTTGGAGTAGAGGTGGGTCCATGATCAGAAACACCAGAGTCCTTTTGCATCAGCTGGAGAGGCAGTGCAGCATTGTTCATTATGTCTACCAGAACATGCTGGGAGGCTCCATCCGGGCACAGCTCAGGCAG TGTCTGCAGCTGCCGTTTCTGCGTTCTCTCACCTCATACTGCCTTTTTCGAACAGCAAGTCCCTTTGACAGGAGAGTGACTTGCCTGGAATGGCATCCGACACACCCCAGTACTGTAGCTGTCGGTTCCAAAGGTGGAGACATCATCCTTTGGGACTATGAAGTACTTAATAAAACCTGCTTCATTAAAGGG AAAGGGCCAGGAGATTCTCTCGGAGACATCAAGTTCAGTCCCTATGAGGCAGTGAAGCTTTATGTGGCATCAGGGGATGGCACCCTAAGTCTGCAGGACCTTGAGGGCAGAGCGGTGCAGGTGATCTCCCATGCCCTGGACCGTGGCCATGATGTTTG TTGCTGGTACTGCAGTGTTGATGTGTCTGCAAGCTGCCGTGCTGTGGTGACAGGCGATAACATAGGCAACGTGGTCCTGCTCAGTACTTCTGGTGAAGAG ATTTGGAAGCTGAAATTACACAAGAAGAAAGTGACTCATGTGGAGTTTAACTCTCGATGTGAGTGGTTGTTGGCCACAGCCTCTGTGGACCAGACAGTCAAAATCTGGGACCTGAGGAACAtcaaagacaaaacaaatttTCTTCATGTGCTTCCTCATGACAAACCTGTCAATGCAG CTTACTTTAGCCCGACAGATGGAGCCAAGCTCCTGACCACAGACCAGCACAGTGAAATCAGGGTTTATTCATCTTCAGACTGGACCAAGCCACAGCATCTGATCCCACATCCACATCGGCAATTCCAGCACCTCACACCTATCAAG GCAACGTGGCACCCTCGCTATGACCTCATTGTAGCAGGTCGCTACCCAGACCCTAAGTTCCCAGGGTATACAGTGAATGAGCTACGGACTGTGGATATATTTGATGGAAACACTGGAGAGATGGTGTGTCAGCTCCATGACCCAAATGCATCTGGTATAATCTCG CTCAATAAATTTAACCCTATGGGAGACACTCTGGCCTCTGGCATGG GCTTTAATATTCTGATCTGGAGCCGGGAAGAGATGGTGGCCAAGAAGCAAGAACATCTTTTGAAAGCCATGACAGAACAGGGGTTTGGAAGCCGGAGTTTGTCCAGACGTGGAGGGCAAAGGCAGGCAAACCCGGGGACAAGCAAACTCAAAACTAAGTTACTGTCTTGGGAAGTGGAAGAGgcaaaaacaaagagcaaagatTCCAAATCACAGGGAAGGAAGCGAAAAGGGAAGGATCTAGAGAACTGA
- the DDB2 gene encoding DNA damage-binding protein 2 isoform X2 → MAAAAAGGAAAEGGEPLPRFPAPLMKPPGRGPLPPGGAGGAEAAGAQWSDRMAPENQPKDKNHGRTHEHQPEEQAKSAGKRKQDYEEIENEPQAKRFFVRKTSKPPEKIGWSRGGSMIRNTRVLLHQLERQCSIVHYVYQNMLGGSIRAQLRQCLQLPFLRSLTSYCLFRTASPFDRRVTCLEWHPTHPSTVAVGSKGGDIILWDYEVLNKTCFIKGMGAGGAITGMKFNPFNPSQLYTSSVAGTTTLQDFNGNTLRVFTSTEDWDCWYCSVDVSASCRAVVTGDNIGNVVLLSTSGEEIWKLKLHKKKVTHVEFNSRCEWLLATASVDQTVKIWDLRNIKDKTNFLHVLPHDKPVNAAYFSPTDGAKLLTTDQHSEIRVYSSSDWTKPQHLIPHPHRQFQHLTPIKATWHPRYDLIVAGRYPDPKFPGYTVNELRTVDIFDGNTGEMVCQLHDPNASGIISLNKFNPMGDTLASGMGFNILIWSREEMVAKKQEHLLKAMTEQGFGSRSLSRRGGQRQANPGTSKLKTKLLSWEVEEAKTKSKDSKSQGRKRKGKDLEN, encoded by the exons atggcggcggcggcggccggcggggctgccGCGGAGGGGGGGGAGCCGCTGCCCCGCTTCCCCGCCCCGCTTATGAAACCGCCGGGGAGGGGCCCGCtgccgcccggcggcgccgggggagccgaggCCGCCGGAGCGCAG TGGTCAGACAGAATGGCTCCAGAGAACCAGCCCAAGGACAAGAACCATGGGAGGACACATGAGCATCAGCCAGAGGAGCAGGCAAAATCAGCTGGGAAAAGGAAACAAGACTATGAAGAAATAGAGAATGAGCCACAAGCAAAGAGGTTTTTTGTGAGAAAAACATCCAAACCCCCAGAGAAAATCG GTTGGAGTAGAGGTGGGTCCATGATCAGAAACACCAGAGTCCTTTTGCATCAGCTGGAGAGGCAGTGCAGCATTGTTCATTATGTCTACCAGAACATGCTGGGAGGCTCCATCCGGGCACAGCTCAGGCAG TGTCTGCAGCTGCCGTTTCTGCGTTCTCTCACCTCATACTGCCTTTTTCGAACAGCAAGTCCCTTTGACAGGAGAGTGACTTGCCTGGAATGGCATCCGACACACCCCAGTACTGTAGCTGTCGGTTCCAAAGGTGGAGACATCATCCTTTGGGACTATGAAGTACTTAATAAAACCTGCTTCATTAAAGGG ATGGGAGCTGGAGGGGCCATCACAGGAATGAAGTTTAACCCTTTTAACCCTAGTCAGCTGTACACATCGTCAGTTGCCGGCACTACCACTCTGCAGGATTTTAATGGCAATACTCTCCGGGTCTTCACCAGCACCGAGGACTGGGA TTGCTGGTACTGCAGTGTTGATGTGTCTGCAAGCTGCCGTGCTGTGGTGACAGGCGATAACATAGGCAACGTGGTCCTGCTCAGTACTTCTGGTGAAGAG ATTTGGAAGCTGAAATTACACAAGAAGAAAGTGACTCATGTGGAGTTTAACTCTCGATGTGAGTGGTTGTTGGCCACAGCCTCTGTGGACCAGACAGTCAAAATCTGGGACCTGAGGAACAtcaaagacaaaacaaatttTCTTCATGTGCTTCCTCATGACAAACCTGTCAATGCAG CTTACTTTAGCCCGACAGATGGAGCCAAGCTCCTGACCACAGACCAGCACAGTGAAATCAGGGTTTATTCATCTTCAGACTGGACCAAGCCACAGCATCTGATCCCACATCCACATCGGCAATTCCAGCACCTCACACCTATCAAG GCAACGTGGCACCCTCGCTATGACCTCATTGTAGCAGGTCGCTACCCAGACCCTAAGTTCCCAGGGTATACAGTGAATGAGCTACGGACTGTGGATATATTTGATGGAAACACTGGAGAGATGGTGTGTCAGCTCCATGACCCAAATGCATCTGGTATAATCTCG CTCAATAAATTTAACCCTATGGGAGACACTCTGGCCTCTGGCATGG GCTTTAATATTCTGATCTGGAGCCGGGAAGAGATGGTGGCCAAGAAGCAAGAACATCTTTTGAAAGCCATGACAGAACAGGGGTTTGGAAGCCGGAGTTTGTCCAGACGTGGAGGGCAAAGGCAGGCAAACCCGGGGACAAGCAAACTCAAAACTAAGTTACTGTCTTGGGAAGTGGAAGAGgcaaaaacaaagagcaaagatTCCAAATCACAGGGAAGGAAGCGAAAAGGGAAGGATCTAGAGAACTGA
- the DDB2 gene encoding DNA damage-binding protein 2 isoform X3, translating into MAPENQPKDKNHGRTHEHQPEEQAKSAGKRKQDYEEIENEPQAKRFFVRKTSKPPEKIGWSRGGSMIRNTRVLLHQLERQCSIVHYVYQNMLGGSIRAQLRQCLQLPFLRSLTSYCLFRTASPFDRRVTCLEWHPTHPSTVAVGSKGGDIILWDYEVLNKTCFIKGKGPGDSLGDIKFSPYEAVKLYVASGDGTLSLQDLEGRAVQVISHALDRGHDVCCWYCSVDVSASCRAVVTGDNIGNVVLLSTSGEEIWKLKLHKKKVTHVEFNSRCEWLLATASVDQTVKIWDLRNIKDKTNFLHVLPHDKPVNAAYFSPTDGAKLLTTDQHSEIRVYSSSDWTKPQHLIPHPHRQFQHLTPIKATWHPRYDLIVAGRYPDPKFPGYTVNELRTVDIFDGNTGEMVCQLHDPNASGIISLNKFNPMGDTLASGMGFNILIWSREEMVAKKQEHLLKAMTEQGFGSRSLSRRGGQRQANPGTSKLKTKLLSWEVEEAKTKSKDSKSQGRKRKGKDLEN; encoded by the exons ATGGCTCCAGAGAACCAGCCCAAGGACAAGAACCATGGGAGGACACATGAGCATCAGCCAGAGGAGCAGGCAAAATCAGCTGGGAAAAGGAAACAAGACTATGAAGAAATAGAGAATGAGCCACAAGCAAAGAGGTTTTTTGTGAGAAAAACATCCAAACCCCCAGAGAAAATCG GTTGGAGTAGAGGTGGGTCCATGATCAGAAACACCAGAGTCCTTTTGCATCAGCTGGAGAGGCAGTGCAGCATTGTTCATTATGTCTACCAGAACATGCTGGGAGGCTCCATCCGGGCACAGCTCAGGCAG TGTCTGCAGCTGCCGTTTCTGCGTTCTCTCACCTCATACTGCCTTTTTCGAACAGCAAGTCCCTTTGACAGGAGAGTGACTTGCCTGGAATGGCATCCGACACACCCCAGTACTGTAGCTGTCGGTTCCAAAGGTGGAGACATCATCCTTTGGGACTATGAAGTACTTAATAAAACCTGCTTCATTAAAGGG AAAGGGCCAGGAGATTCTCTCGGAGACATCAAGTTCAGTCCCTATGAGGCAGTGAAGCTTTATGTGGCATCAGGGGATGGCACCCTAAGTCTGCAGGACCTTGAGGGCAGAGCGGTGCAGGTGATCTCCCATGCCCTGGACCGTGGCCATGATGTTTG TTGCTGGTACTGCAGTGTTGATGTGTCTGCAAGCTGCCGTGCTGTGGTGACAGGCGATAACATAGGCAACGTGGTCCTGCTCAGTACTTCTGGTGAAGAG ATTTGGAAGCTGAAATTACACAAGAAGAAAGTGACTCATGTGGAGTTTAACTCTCGATGTGAGTGGTTGTTGGCCACAGCCTCTGTGGACCAGACAGTCAAAATCTGGGACCTGAGGAACAtcaaagacaaaacaaatttTCTTCATGTGCTTCCTCATGACAAACCTGTCAATGCAG CTTACTTTAGCCCGACAGATGGAGCCAAGCTCCTGACCACAGACCAGCACAGTGAAATCAGGGTTTATTCATCTTCAGACTGGACCAAGCCACAGCATCTGATCCCACATCCACATCGGCAATTCCAGCACCTCACACCTATCAAG GCAACGTGGCACCCTCGCTATGACCTCATTGTAGCAGGTCGCTACCCAGACCCTAAGTTCCCAGGGTATACAGTGAATGAGCTACGGACTGTGGATATATTTGATGGAAACACTGGAGAGATGGTGTGTCAGCTCCATGACCCAAATGCATCTGGTATAATCTCG CTCAATAAATTTAACCCTATGGGAGACACTCTGGCCTCTGGCATGG GCTTTAATATTCTGATCTGGAGCCGGGAAGAGATGGTGGCCAAGAAGCAAGAACATCTTTTGAAAGCCATGACAGAACAGGGGTTTGGAAGCCGGAGTTTGTCCAGACGTGGAGGGCAAAGGCAGGCAAACCCGGGGACAAGCAAACTCAAAACTAAGTTACTGTCTTGGGAAGTGGAAGAGgcaaaaacaaagagcaaagatTCCAAATCACAGGGAAGGAAGCGAAAAGGGAAGGATCTAGAGAACTGA